A genomic stretch from Streptomyces venezuelae ATCC 10712 includes:
- a CDS encoding xanthine dehydrogenase family protein molybdopterin-binding subunit: protein MPTNPTPQAPSTPDENDAPGRDDGARSGDDVRRDAAQKVTGAARYAAEHNPPGHVHAVPVPATVARGRVTAVHADEITRRPGVHAVLSHANAPRLGELDDPTLTLLQTDRVPHRGWYVALVVADTLENARAAADDLRIEYATEDHDPGPPAGHPDLYAPEEANGGHPALRERGDFDTAFATSAVRVDATYTMTAQHNHPMEPHASTAWWENGALTVYDSSQGATQVRDVLAQLFQVPRDRVTVVSAYVGGGFGSKGTPRPQAVLASMAALHVGRPVKLVLPRRELAAVVGHRAPTVQRVRIGADADGVIGALAHEVVTQTSTVKEFVEQAAVPARTMYTSPHSRTSHRVVALDVPTPSWMRAPGEASGMYALEAAMDELAVATGVDPVELRLRNEPDTEPDSGKPFSSRGLADCLREGARRFGWADRDPRPGVRRADGRLTGTGVAASTYPYLLSPSSATAHAAPDGTYLVRLAATDIGTGARTVLARIAAEALDVPPTSVRVELGSSALPTAPLAGGSSGTSSWGWAVHKACTALAGTVRAHSGPLPPDGLTARADTGEEAGRESPYARHAFGAQFAEVDVDTVTGEARVRRLLGVFAAGRVLSRRTARSQFIGGMTMGLGMALTESSTLDPAFGDFAERDLASYHVPVCADVPMLEAHWLDEEDSHLNPMGSKGIGEIGIVGTAAAIANAVHHAVGVRLRDLPLTPDRLLPHLPR from the coding sequence ATGCCCACGAACCCCACGCCCCAGGCCCCCTCCACGCCCGACGAGAACGACGCGCCGGGTCGCGACGACGGCGCCCGTTCTGGTGACGACGTCCGTCGCGACGCGGCTCAGAAGGTGACCGGCGCGGCGCGCTACGCCGCCGAGCACAACCCGCCCGGCCACGTCCACGCCGTGCCCGTCCCCGCCACCGTCGCTCGGGGCAGGGTGACCGCCGTCCACGCCGACGAGATCACGCGCCGGCCGGGCGTCCACGCCGTCCTCAGCCACGCGAACGCCCCCCGTCTCGGCGAGCTCGACGACCCGACGCTGACGCTGCTCCAGACCGACCGCGTCCCCCACCGGGGCTGGTACGTCGCCCTCGTGGTCGCCGACACCCTGGAGAACGCCCGCGCCGCCGCCGACGACCTGCGGATCGAGTACGCCACCGAGGACCACGACCCGGGCCCACCCGCCGGCCACCCCGACCTCTACGCACCCGAGGAGGCCAACGGCGGCCACCCGGCCCTGCGCGAGCGCGGCGACTTCGACACGGCCTTCGCCACGTCGGCCGTGCGCGTCGACGCCACGTACACGATGACCGCCCAGCACAACCACCCGATGGAGCCGCACGCCTCCACCGCGTGGTGGGAGAACGGCGCGCTGACCGTGTACGACTCCAGCCAGGGGGCGACACAGGTACGAGACGTCCTCGCGCAGCTGTTCCAGGTGCCCCGAGACCGTGTCACGGTCGTCTCCGCGTACGTCGGCGGCGGCTTCGGCTCCAAGGGCACCCCGAGGCCCCAGGCCGTCCTCGCCTCGATGGCCGCCCTGCACGTCGGACGGCCCGTGAAGCTCGTCCTCCCGCGCCGCGAACTCGCCGCCGTCGTCGGCCACCGCGCCCCCACGGTCCAGCGCGTCCGCATCGGCGCGGACGCCGACGGCGTGATCGGCGCCCTCGCCCACGAGGTCGTCACCCAGACCTCCACGGTGAAGGAGTTCGTCGAGCAGGCGGCCGTTCCCGCCCGCACCATGTACACCTCGCCGCACAGCCGCACCAGCCACCGCGTGGTGGCTCTGGACGTGCCGACGCCCTCGTGGATGCGGGCCCCCGGCGAGGCGTCCGGCATGTACGCCCTCGAAGCGGCCATGGACGAACTCGCCGTCGCCACGGGCGTCGATCCGGTCGAACTCCGGCTGCGCAACGAGCCCGACACCGAACCCGACAGCGGCAAGCCGTTCAGCAGCAGAGGCCTCGCGGACTGCCTGCGCGAGGGCGCGCGGCGCTTCGGCTGGGCGGATCGCGACCCCCGGCCCGGAGTGCGACGGGCCGACGGCCGACTGACCGGCACCGGAGTGGCCGCGTCGACCTACCCGTACCTCCTGAGTCCCTCGTCGGCCACCGCGCACGCCGCGCCGGACGGCACCTACCTCGTACGGCTCGCCGCCACCGACATCGGGACCGGGGCCCGGACGGTCCTCGCCCGGATCGCCGCCGAGGCACTCGACGTCCCGCCCACCTCGGTACGCGTGGAGCTCGGGAGCAGCGCACTGCCGACCGCCCCGCTGGCGGGCGGCTCGTCGGGCACCTCGTCCTGGGGCTGGGCCGTCCACAAGGCGTGCACGGCGCTGGCCGGCACCGTGCGCGCGCACTCCGGCCCGCTCCCGCCCGACGGCCTCACCGCCCGGGCGGACACCGGGGAGGAGGCGGGCCGGGAATCCCCGTACGCGCGGCACGCGTTCGGCGCGCAGTTCGCGGAGGTCGACGTGGACACCGTGACGGGGGAGGCACGGGTCCGGCGCCTGCTCGGGGTCTTCGCGGCCGGGCGGGTGCTCAGCCGGCGCACCGCGCGCTCCCAGTTCATCGGCGGCATGACCATGGGGCTGGGCATGGCGCTGACCGAGAGCAGCACGCTCGACCCCGCGTTCGGGGACTTCGCGGAGCGGGACCTGGCCTCGTACCACGTCCCCGTCTGCGCCGACGTACCGATGCTCGAAGCGCACTGGCTCGACGAGGAGGACTCCCACCTCAACCCCATGGGCAGCAAGGGGATCGGCGAGATCGGCATCGTGGGGACGGCGGCCGCGATCGCGAACGCCGTGCACCACGCGGTGGGCGTACGGCTGCGGGACCTGCCCCTGACCCCGGACCGGCTCCTTCCCCACCTGCCCCGCTGA
- a CDS encoding SMI1/KNR4 family protein, translating to MLAAAEERMGISLGDLRTWLLQNNLDLPEEDVDDEVACCGFDGFPDEGSFFLGIRAMEGLYANRSTSCGFDPPDQPDHPFWRNEWIPFLSDQDGWTGKFIDVRDGRVGRWFVGEPTVTGEYESMAQYFDSVAEMLTRIAEGRFPVCRCTDGRLVWS from the coding sequence GTGCTCGCGGCGGCCGAAGAGCGGATGGGGATCTCCCTTGGGGATCTGCGGACGTGGCTGTTGCAGAACAATCTGGATCTGCCGGAGGAAGACGTCGACGACGAAGTGGCGTGCTGCGGCTTCGACGGGTTCCCCGACGAGGGGAGCTTCTTTCTGGGCATCCGGGCCATGGAGGGCCTCTACGCGAACCGCTCCACGTCCTGCGGATTCGACCCACCGGACCAGCCGGACCACCCGTTCTGGCGCAACGAGTGGATCCCGTTCCTCTCGGACCAGGACGGCTGGACGGGAAAGTTCATCGATGTGCGGGACGGGCGCGTCGGTAGGTGGTTCGTGGGTGAGCCCACGGTTACGGGCGAGTACGAGTCGATGGCCCAGTATTTCGATTCCGTGGCGGAGATGCTGACGAGGATCGCCGAGGGACGCTTCCCGGTCTGTCGGTGCACCGACGGCCGACTTGTCTGGTCGTGA
- a CDS encoding CsbD family protein: MAGGKKAKNVAKTAKGKVKETTGKAVGNESLELKGRAEQAEGAAKQAGEKIKDTFKH, encoded by the coding sequence ATGGCCGGAGGCAAGAAGGCCAAGAACGTGGCGAAGACGGCCAAGGGCAAGGTCAAGGAGACGACGGGCAAGGCCGTCGGCAACGAGAGCCTGGAACTGAAGGGCCGTGCCGAGCAGGCCGAAGGGGCCGCGAAGCAGGCGGGGGAGAAGATCAAGGACACGTTCAAGCACTGA
- a CDS encoding SRPBCC family protein: MASDDRDRDQDRSQNSESGMDRLLGELGEFLSAQTGKLAEKATDKLEDVTDQLYDVAENGGKLTDIGGRLLKGDSPAKAVVGQTLGGLKDKVTDAASNLFGGGGGKRKSGSQKMTSIIETIDVGAPLRTVYNHWTQYEDFSGFAKGVRNVSQGDETTSDWKVKVGPSTRSWKATVQEQVPDDRIIWTSEGAKGSVRGCVSFHDLGPTLTRILLTVEYYPSGLFEKTGNIWRAQGRRLRLDLKHFRRHVTLTDDEPEGWRGEIRDGEVVRSHEEALEEEEEFDENEDEDVDEDGEAAGEEEVPEEDEEEYDEGEPEEEYDEEGEEDEEGEEDDEAQEDEDAEDDEEDAYETAGRGRRRRR; the protein is encoded by the coding sequence ATGGCATCCGACGACCGAGACCGCGACCAGGACCGCTCACAGAACTCCGAATCCGGAATGGACCGGCTGCTCGGCGAACTGGGCGAATTCCTCAGCGCGCAGACCGGAAAACTGGCCGAGAAGGCCACGGACAAACTCGAGGACGTCACCGATCAGCTGTACGACGTGGCGGAGAACGGCGGCAAGCTCACCGACATCGGCGGGCGGCTCCTGAAGGGCGACTCCCCGGCGAAGGCGGTCGTGGGTCAGACGCTCGGGGGACTCAAGGACAAGGTCACCGACGCCGCGTCGAACCTGTTCGGCGGAGGCGGAGGAAAGCGCAAGAGCGGCTCCCAGAAGATGACCAGCATCATCGAGACGATCGACGTGGGTGCTCCGCTGCGAACGGTCTACAACCACTGGACGCAGTACGAGGATTTCAGCGGGTTCGCCAAGGGTGTCCGCAACGTCTCACAGGGCGACGAGACGACGAGCGACTGGAAGGTGAAGGTCGGCCCGTCGACGCGCAGCTGGAAGGCGACGGTCCAGGAACAGGTCCCGGACGACCGCATCATCTGGACCTCCGAAGGCGCGAAGGGTTCCGTCCGGGGATGCGTCAGCTTCCACGACCTGGGCCCGACACTCACCCGCATCCTGCTCACCGTCGAGTACTACCCCTCCGGCCTTTTCGAGAAGACCGGCAACATCTGGCGGGCTCAGGGCCGCCGTCTCCGGCTGGACCTGAAGCACTTCCGCCGACACGTCACGCTCACCGACGACGAACCGGAAGGCTGGCGTGGCGAGATCCGCGACGGCGAGGTGGTCCGTTCGCACGAGGAGGCGCTGGAGGAGGAAGAGGAGTTCGACGAGAACGAGGACGAAGACGTAGACGAGGACGGCGAAGCCGCGGGAGAGGAGGAAGTGCCGGAGGAGGACGAGGAGGAGTACGACGAGGGCGAGCCCGAAGAGGAGTACGACGAAGAAGGGGAGGAGGACGAAGAGGGGGAGGAAGACGACGAGGCACAAGAGGACGAAGACGCCGAAGACGACGAAGAAGACGCATACGAGACGGCAGGCCGAGGCCGGCGCCGACGCAGGTAA
- a CDS encoding histone H1-like repetitive region-containing protein → MEDTTKVALAAAVAGGYLLGRTKKARLAFTVATYLAGRRFGLEPGQLVTQGLSKLKDVPQIAEMGDQLKGEALDAGRQALTAAANRKLADLADSLHERTLAISSGSDQGEDEDEDDEANGRYDEDEEWEEEEEAPEGEYDEDLGEDEEEAEGEGAEDTEEDAWEEEEEPEEETEEPEEAEAEAEAESEPRKPRTRRSTGGQSRSRSGGGTTSRSRSPAKKTAPAKKASSRTATKATPSKRSTSTGSAAKKTTPAKKTTAAKKSSAAPAKKTTAKKAPAKKTPAKKTAAKKAPAKKATARKPPAKKAAARKPAAKKTAARKPSTRR, encoded by the coding sequence ATGGAGGACACGACAAAAGTCGCCCTGGCAGCCGCCGTGGCAGGCGGCTACCTTCTGGGCCGAACGAAGAAGGCTCGCCTCGCGTTCACCGTGGCGACCTATCTCGCCGGCCGCCGCTTCGGCCTGGAGCCGGGGCAGCTCGTGACACAGGGGCTCAGCAAACTCAAGGACGTACCCCAGATCGCCGAGATGGGCGATCAGTTGAAGGGCGAGGCGCTGGACGCCGGCCGGCAGGCGTTGACCGCCGCGGCCAATCGCAAGCTCGCGGACCTGGCCGACTCCCTCCACGAGCGGACTCTGGCCATCAGCAGCGGCAGTGACCAGGGCGAGGACGAGGACGAGGACGACGAGGCGAACGGACGGTACGACGAGGACGAGGAATGGGAGGAGGAGGAAGAGGCGCCCGAGGGCGAGTACGACGAGGACCTGGGTGAGGACGAGGAAGAGGCCGAGGGCGAGGGCGCAGAGGACACGGAAGAGGACGCGTGGGAAGAGGAGGAAGAGCCCGAAGAGGAGACCGAAGAGCCTGAAGAGGCGGAAGCGGAGGCGGAGGCGGAATCCGAGCCGAGGAAGCCACGGACCCGCCGTTCCACCGGTGGGCAGTCCCGCTCGCGGTCGGGCGGAGGCACGACGTCCCGTTCCCGGTCGCCCGCCAAGAAGACCGCTCCCGCGAAGAAGGCTTCGTCGAGAACGGCCACGAAGGCCACCCCCTCGAAGCGGTCGACGTCGACCGGAAGCGCGGCGAAGAAGACCACTCCCGCGAAGAAGACCACGGCGGCCAAGAAGTCCTCCGCCGCGCCGGCGAAGAAGACGACGGCCAAGAAAGCCCCGGCCAAGAAGACACCGGCCAAGAAGACGGCGGCGAAGAAGGCACCGGCCAAGAAGGCCACGGCCCGCAAGCCGCCCGCGAAGAAGGCGGCGGCGCGCAAGCCCGCGGCCAAGAAGACAGCAGCGCGCAAGCCGAGCACGCGGAGGTAG
- a CDS encoding gas vesicle protein codes for MATADPDRPRRGTSRSGGETRSAARRKSASGRSKGVDAGSAMRSAAEQLTGLLGRRPESVSSLKPTDDGWEAQVEVVELERIPDTTSVLASYKVALDGEGALISFERTRRYTRGMIDRPF; via the coding sequence ATGGCCACAGCGGATCCCGATCGGCCTCGACGCGGTACCTCGCGTTCCGGCGGTGAGACACGCTCTGCCGCCCGGCGGAAGTCGGCGTCCGGCCGTTCGAAGGGCGTGGACGCGGGCTCGGCCATGAGGTCGGCCGCCGAGCAGCTGACGGGACTGCTCGGCAGACGTCCCGAATCCGTCTCTTCGCTCAAGCCCACCGACGACGGGTGGGAGGCGCAGGTGGAAGTGGTGGAACTGGAGCGGATTCCCGATACGACGAGCGTGCTGGCCAGCTACAAGGTCGCTCTGGACGGAGAGGGCGCGCTCATCTCGTTCGAACGAACCCGCCGCTACACCCGAGGAATGATCGATCGGCCGTTCTGA
- the gvpJ gene encoding gas vesicle protein GvpJ, with protein MTMVPQSGSAVGRSGGGSTGSLYDVLELILDRGLVIDVFVRVSLVGIEILKIDARIVVASVDTYLRFAEACNRLDLEAGRKAPAQLPEVVGGMLEDGAHGKSKGALSGAVEAVTESLSGKRRGDDEEPEEEQEEPEEEEAEAPVPRRRRPAARRSARREKE; from the coding sequence ATGACCATGGTGCCGCAGAGCGGCAGCGCCGTCGGCAGGAGCGGCGGTGGCTCCACGGGCAGTCTCTACGACGTCCTGGAGCTGATTCTGGACCGAGGTCTGGTGATCGACGTCTTCGTCCGTGTGTCTCTCGTCGGGATCGAGATCCTGAAGATCGACGCGCGGATCGTGGTCGCCAGTGTGGACACCTACCTCCGCTTCGCGGAGGCGTGCAACAGGCTCGACCTCGAAGCGGGCCGCAAGGCTCCGGCGCAGCTGCCCGAGGTGGTCGGCGGCATGCTGGAGGACGGGGCCCACGGCAAGTCCAAGGGCGCCCTGTCCGGGGCCGTCGAGGCCGTGACCGAGTCCCTGTCGGGGAAGCGTCGCGGTGATGACGAGGAGCCGGAGGAAGAGCAGGAAGAGCCGGAAGAGGAGGAGGCGGAGGCACCCGTTCCCCGACGTCGACGGCCCGCCGCCCGGCGCTCGGCGCGACGGGAGAAGGAGTGA
- a CDS encoding GvpL/GvpF family gas vesicle protein codes for MALYVYAITGEKHPLDLDGLSGVGSEPSPVRVVAAGPLCAVVSDISEEIRPKRRDVLIHQDVQERLMSGGPVLPLQFGYTATDESAVEQALRKDADGYLATLERLRGCAEYHVRAVQDEEELLRQILRDSPEARELNERIRSGDEDPQLPLALGQLIAAQVQERQQALSSGLVDALVPFARDYTVRQASGTDLLNLSLLVADDRREEFRTAEGNLAREIGDGIEFRLSGPLPPYSFVQ; via the coding sequence ATGGCCCTCTACGTCTACGCGATCACCGGGGAGAAGCACCCCCTCGACCTCGACGGTCTGTCCGGTGTCGGCTCGGAGCCGAGTCCGGTGCGCGTCGTCGCCGCCGGGCCGCTGTGCGCGGTGGTGAGCGACATCTCCGAGGAGATCCGGCCCAAGCGCCGCGACGTCCTGATCCACCAGGACGTGCAGGAGCGCCTCATGAGCGGCGGCCCGGTCCTACCCTTGCAGTTCGGCTACACCGCTACCGACGAGTCGGCGGTCGAACAGGCGCTGCGGAAGGACGCCGACGGCTATCTCGCCACCCTGGAACGGCTCCGAGGCTGTGCCGAGTACCACGTGAGAGCGGTGCAGGACGAGGAGGAGCTCCTGCGGCAGATCCTGCGGGACTCGCCCGAGGCGCGTGAGCTCAACGAGCGGATCCGTTCCGGGGACGAGGATCCCCAGCTCCCGCTCGCCCTGGGCCAGTTGATCGCCGCGCAGGTGCAGGAACGGCAGCAGGCCCTGTCGTCCGGGCTGGTCGACGCGCTCGTGCCGTTCGCTCGGGACTACACCGTCCGGCAGGCGTCCGGGACCGACCTGCTGAACCTCTCCCTCCTGGTCGCCGACGACCGGCGGGAAGAGTTCCGTACGGCGGAAGGCAATCTCGCCCGGGAGATCGGAGACGGGATCGAGTTCAGGCTGAGCGGGCCGCTGCCGCCCTACAGCTTCGTGCAGTGA
- a CDS encoding gas vesicle protein GvpG: MGLVTFLLTLPVAPVRGVTWVAQRVLDEAEEQYYDPAPVWRELRELEGRLVRGEIDEETFEHREDELLDRLAEINAFRARTP, from the coding sequence ATGGGACTTGTGACGTTCCTGCTCACCCTGCCCGTCGCGCCGGTGCGCGGCGTGACCTGGGTCGCCCAGAGGGTGCTGGACGAGGCCGAGGAGCAGTACTACGACCCGGCTCCCGTCTGGCGCGAACTCCGAGAGCTGGAGGGCCGACTGGTGAGGGGGGAGATCGACGAGGAGACCTTCGAGCACCGCGAGGACGAGCTGCTCGACCGGCTCGCGGAGATCAACGCCTTCCGGGCGCGCACACCATGA
- a CDS encoding gas vesicle protein — protein MPAPYGSGSSANLADILERVLDKGIVIAGDIRINLLDIELLTIKLRILVASVDKAKEMGIDWWEHDPSLSSKHSGGPLAEENRRLRAELDALRRAAPIANEPRIPGTEQAVETEAVEPDDYEEAGGGYEEPGEQQGDPSSTSRRKAARRRPGT, from the coding sequence ATGCCGGCGCCGTACGGCTCCGGTTCGTCCGCGAACCTCGCGGACATCCTCGAACGCGTCCTGGACAAGGGCATCGTCATCGCGGGAGACATCCGCATCAACCTGCTCGACATCGAGCTGCTGACGATCAAACTGCGGATCCTGGTCGCCTCCGTGGACAAGGCGAAGGAGATGGGGATCGACTGGTGGGAGCACGACCCCTCGCTCTCCTCCAAGCACAGCGGAGGCCCGCTGGCGGAGGAGAACCGCCGGCTCCGCGCGGAGCTGGATGCCCTGCGCCGCGCCGCGCCGATCGCGAACGAGCCCCGGATTCCCGGGACGGAACAGGCCGTTGAGACGGAGGCGGTTGAGCCGGACGACTACGAGGAGGCGGGCGGCGGGTACGAGGAGCCGGGGGAGCAGCAAGGTGACCCGTCGTCGACCTCGCGCCGGAAGGCGGCACGACGAAGGCCCGGCACATGA
- a CDS encoding GvpL/GvpF family gas vesicle protein, with amino-acid sequence MTGGENLTYVYAVVADSPELRTVLSGVHGVSGAPVSLLGEGTPATTPTGPDPAFVISRVTAREYDERTLKARFEDLEWLEAVARAHHEVVQTIARHDTVLPLRLATLYQDDDRAREALAARRGVFAERLALLHGRSEWGVKVYVSSAGPPQDGAAAGPANTTTLGPGKAYLRRRRAQHTVQETHYRNAQAAAENIEALAARYTTHRVRHPAQRGALAGPEENVLNDAYLVPDDRAQSFRTALAAVAVDIDGVRVVVTGPWAPYSFAMPPPPSDPPPSDPPQEDAARDGPAP; translated from the coding sequence ATGACCGGCGGCGAGAACCTCACCTACGTATACGCCGTGGTGGCGGACTCCCCGGAACTGCGGACGGTTCTCTCGGGTGTGCACGGGGTGTCCGGGGCGCCGGTGTCCCTCCTCGGGGAGGGCACACCGGCGACGACCCCGACTGGACCGGACCCGGCGTTCGTCATCAGCCGGGTCACGGCGCGGGAGTACGACGAGCGGACGCTCAAGGCCCGCTTCGAGGACCTGGAATGGCTGGAGGCCGTCGCCCGCGCCCACCACGAGGTGGTGCAGACGATCGCCCGCCACGACACCGTGCTCCCGCTGCGGCTGGCCACCCTGTACCAGGACGACGACCGCGCCCGCGAGGCACTCGCCGCCCGGCGCGGCGTCTTCGCCGAGCGACTTGCCCTGCTCCACGGCCGGAGCGAGTGGGGCGTCAAGGTGTACGTCAGCTCCGCCGGCCCCCCGCAGGACGGAGCCGCAGCCGGCCCCGCGAACACCACGACGCTCGGCCCGGGCAAGGCGTACCTGCGGCGCCGCAGGGCCCAGCACACGGTTCAGGAGACCCATTACCGGAACGCCCAGGCCGCTGCCGAGAACATCGAGGCGCTCGCCGCTCGGTACACCACCCACCGCGTTCGCCACCCCGCCCAGCGCGGAGCACTCGCGGGGCCCGAGGAGAACGTCCTCAACGACGCCTACCTGGTTCCGGACGACCGGGCCCAGAGCTTCCGTACCGCGCTCGCCGCGGTGGCGGTGGACATCGACGGCGTACGCGTGGTGGTGACCGGCCCGTGGGCCCCCTACTCCTTCGCCATGCCCCCTCCGCCGTCCGACCCTCCGCCGTCCGACCCTCCGCAGGAGGACGCCGCACGGGACGGTCCCGCACCATGA
- a CDS encoding gas vesicle protein, which produces MSVDRSTEQLPGRQVALVDLLDRLLSGGVVLSGDIVLSIADIDLVRISLRALIVSVGSEADPLGPSAQRHTGPLGPSAHGRADPLGPTAQGLA; this is translated from the coding sequence ATGAGCGTCGACCGGTCCACGGAACAACTGCCGGGCCGCCAGGTCGCCCTCGTCGACCTCCTCGACAGGTTGCTGAGCGGCGGCGTGGTCCTCTCGGGCGACATCGTGCTCTCGATCGCCGACATCGACCTCGTCCGTATCTCCCTCCGCGCGCTGATCGTCTCCGTCGGCTCCGAGGCGGACCCGCTCGGACCGTCCGCCCAGCGGCACACGGGCCCCCTCGGGCCGTCCGCCCACGGGCGGGCCGACCCACTCGGACCGACCGCCCAGGGGCTCGCGTGA
- a CDS encoding gas vesicle protein K: MNGPGPAPGERGDDPRTSPPPRTPSPALEGVGTALGDAFRLVKAPPDPAGEPHRPAHRLRTDRDSVEEDLLKLVLTVVELLRQLIERQALRRVDAGDLTDDQEEELGATLMALHDALSDLCAEHGYTLQDLNLDLGPLGPLLPPADRGPG; the protein is encoded by the coding sequence GTGAACGGCCCGGGGCCGGCACCCGGAGAGCGGGGCGACGACCCACGCACGTCCCCGCCTCCCCGCACGCCGTCCCCCGCCCTGGAAGGTGTCGGTACGGCCCTGGGCGACGCCTTCCGCCTCGTGAAGGCCCCTCCCGACCCCGCCGGCGAACCCCACCGGCCCGCGCACCGGCTCCGTACGGACCGTGACTCGGTCGAGGAGGACCTCCTCAAGCTCGTCCTCACCGTCGTGGAACTCCTGCGCCAGCTCATCGAGAGGCAGGCGCTGCGGCGCGTCGACGCGGGCGACCTCACCGACGACCAGGAGGAGGAACTGGGCGCCACCCTGATGGCACTGCACGACGCGCTGTCCGACCTCTGCGCCGAGCACGGCTACACACTCCAGGACCTCAACCTCGACCTCGGCCCCCTCGGGCCCCTGCTGCCTCCGGCCGACCGGGGACCGGGGTGA
- a CDS encoding glycosyltransferase, with amino-acid sequence MTAGSRGDVAPYTGLSAGLVRAGHEVTLAAHGVFEPLVTGSGVRFRALPVDPRAELHSPRGRRLHDARTGAGKLVRLASMARSAADEMTAALVEVAREGDVLLVGGALGPLGYAIADGLSVPAMGLHLQPLHPTGEFPAPVLGTRSLGAVGNRLSGRAVMTTVELLFADAVRSLRRRYGLVTTGPRRGRRARPVLHGYSRLVVPRPRDWSPELEVAGYWWPHETGRLSQELEDFLAAGPPPVFVGLGSATVPDPERVSREIVTALRTANVRGIVQRGWAGLDARSDDILTVDEVPHSLLFPRTAAVVHHAGAGTTGAVLRAGVPSVPVPVQFDAAFWASRLTALGTAPGAVPLRRLTSGALSEALVGATADGRHRTRARALADRLAAEDGVAPVLAALARLAP; translated from the coding sequence ATGACGGCGGGTTCGCGGGGTGACGTCGCGCCGTACACGGGGCTGAGTGCCGGCCTCGTACGGGCGGGGCATGAGGTGACGTTGGCCGCGCACGGGGTGTTCGAGCCGCTGGTGACGGGGTCCGGGGTGCGGTTCCGCGCGCTGCCGGTGGACCCGCGTGCCGAGCTGCACTCGCCGCGTGGCCGGCGGCTGCACGACGCGAGGACCGGCGCGGGGAAGCTCGTACGGCTCGCGTCCATGGCCCGGAGCGCGGCCGACGAGATGACAGCGGCCCTGGTGGAGGTGGCGCGGGAGGGCGACGTCCTGCTGGTCGGCGGGGCCCTGGGGCCCCTCGGGTACGCCATCGCCGACGGCCTGTCGGTGCCGGCCATGGGCCTGCACCTCCAACCGCTGCACCCGACCGGGGAGTTCCCCGCCCCCGTCCTGGGGACCCGGTCCCTGGGCGCGGTGGGAAACCGGCTGAGCGGACGGGCCGTCATGACGACCGTGGAGCTGCTGTTCGCCGACGCCGTACGGTCGCTTCGGCGGCGGTACGGGCTCGTGACGACCGGCCCGAGGCGGGGCCGCCGGGCCCGACCGGTGCTGCACGGCTACAGCCGGCTCGTCGTCCCCCGGCCCCGGGACTGGTCCCCGGAGCTGGAGGTGGCCGGCTACTGGTGGCCGCACGAGACCGGGCGGTTGTCCCAGGAATTGGAGGACTTCCTCGCCGCCGGGCCCCCGCCGGTCTTCGTCGGTCTGGGCAGCGCCACCGTTCCCGATCCCGAGCGGGTGAGCCGCGAGATCGTCACCGCCCTGCGCACGGCGAACGTGCGCGGGATCGTCCAGCGGGGCTGGGCGGGACTCGACGCCCGCAGCGACGACATCCTCACCGTCGACGAAGTACCGCATTCCCTGCTGTTCCCCCGGACGGCCGCCGTCGTCCACCACGCGGGAGCCGGCACCACCGGCGCCGTCCTGCGCGCCGGGGTGCCCAGCGTCCCCGTGCCCGTCCAGTTCGACGCGGCGTTCTGGGCGTCCCGGCTGACCGCGCTGGGCACCGCTCCCGGCGCCGTGCCGCTGCGCCGGCTCACCTCCGGGGCGCTGTCCGAGGCGCTGGTCGGCGCCACGGCGGACGGCCGCCACCGCACGCGTGCCCGGGCCCTGGCGGACCGGCTGGCCGCGGAGGACGGGGTCGCGCCGGTACTCGCCGCGCTCGCCCGCCTGGCACCCTGA
- a CDS encoding nucleotidase, whose amino-acid sequence MTADNHRPLAVFDLDNTLAATAHRQHFLERRPKDWDAFFAAAPDDPPLDEGIALCLEAAGECDIVYLTGRPERCRRDTLDWLAAQGLPEGPVHMRRNRDFRPARVTKVEILRRLGADRPVRMLVDDDLLVCGAAEAAGFPVVRARWATPSEELRDAQEKEGRT is encoded by the coding sequence GTGACAGCCGACAACCACCGGCCCCTGGCCGTCTTCGACCTGGACAACACGCTTGCCGCGACCGCCCACCGGCAGCACTTCCTGGAGCGGCGCCCCAAGGACTGGGACGCGTTCTTCGCGGCGGCTCCCGACGATCCGCCGCTCGACGAGGGGATCGCGCTGTGTCTGGAGGCGGCGGGGGAGTGCGACATCGTGTACCTGACCGGGCGTCCTGAGCGCTGCCGCCGGGACACCCTGGACTGGCTGGCCGCGCAGGGGCTGCCCGAGGGGCCGGTCCACATGCGACGGAACCGGGACTTCCGGCCGGCCCGGGTGACCAAGGTGGAGATCCTGCGCCGGCTCGGTGCCGACCGGCCGGTGCGGATGCTCGTCGACGACGACCTGCTGGTCTGCGGCGCGGCGGAGGCGGCCGGTTTCCCCGTCGTACGCGCCCGATGGGCGACCCCGTCGGAGGAACTGAGGGACGCCCAGGAGAAGGAGGGCCGGACGTGA